The stretch of DNA CTGGTAATTAAGCTTAATTGCTTTCCCTACCAGCTAGCTATTTGCGTAATTATGCTTATCTCGGTAAAACGTATACAATTTCAGGCTTTCAGGATTTTTAAGATAAATATTATTCGCCTTGATTTAGATTTTCTCTTGACTTCTAGAAGACAAACCGTGTTTTCCAGTACGTAGTCGTTCAGCTTTTTCTTCCAGACAACTAGAGAGCGCGATCGCGATATTTATTCAATTCATCAATTTTACTGAGTGCAAAGTTTATATAAAGCTTATAGGATAGGTTCATGAAAGTTTTATAAAGTCGCTGACCGACTATTTGGTGTTTCTACTATTTTCATAAGGGGAAAAGCGATGTTCTGGGAATTACGCATCCAATACGCCAACGGCAACGAGAAAGTTTTACGCACCTGCAAAAATCGAGAAACAGCCCTGCGGTACATCGATGCGATCTACTCCCAGGGCTATCCTATGCACGTTGCTTTCCTGGTTCGCCCTGCTTTAGATGGACAAGCGCTTCAACCTGCCTAGTATCCGTTTCTAGCCTTTTGTCCTGAGTCCTTAGCTCTAGCGCGATCGCTTTTGACGAGCGACCCATGACGAGTGACTAATGACTTTAAACGGTCGTGATATCTTTTTCTTTCTCGGCTAACAGCTCATCAACCTTGGCAACGTACTTGTCAGTTAGCTTTTGAATTTTTTCCTGCAAGTCTCGCGCTTCATCCTCAGAGATTTCACTATTTTTTTCTTGCTTGCGAATTGAGTCTACGGCGTCGCGGCGGATATT from Coleofasciculus sp. FACHB-T130 encodes:
- a CDS encoding family 2 glycosyl transferase; this encodes MFWELRIQYANGNEKVLRTCKNRETALRYIDAIYSQGYPMHVAFLVRPALDGQALQPA